CGGCGGAATCAGGAAGGTCGTGGTCATCGACTTTACCGGCCCGACCGAGCTGAGCAGGCGGAAGTAAATAATGTACGCCAACGCGGTACATACCAGCCCCAACCCCAGCAACGACAGCCAGACACTCCAGCCGCCCCAGCTCGCCGGCGGCTGGCTGATCACGCTGTAACCGAACAGCGGCAACAGGAATAATGTCGCGCCAAGCATACTGCCCACTGCCGAAAGACGACTGTCGAGACCACCCGCCTGATCGAGCCAGCGGCGGGCAAGGAAGCCGGCGAAGCCATAACAGGTGGTGGCGAGCAGGCAGGCGAGGGCGCCCATCAGCAGTTGCAGGTCGAACGCCACCGGGCCTGCACGGGTCAGGATGCCGACGCCGAACAGACCGAGGAACACCCCGCCCAGCTTGGCGGCGGTGAGTCGTTCACTGAAGAACAGACCGCCAATCAATACGCCCATCAATGGCGTGGTGGCGTTGAAGATGGCCGAGTAACCGGCCGGAAGCACCTGGGCCGCCACGGAATAGAGGGTCGCCGGGATCCCGGAGTTGAT
This DNA window, taken from Pseudomonas fluorescens NCIMB 11764, encodes the following:
- a CDS encoding DMT family transporter; translated protein: MSPVDIVRLLSLAAIWGASFLFMRIIAPVIGSIPTAFFRVSIAAAGLLVILGLMRISWDFKGKLKTVMLLGVINSGIPATLYSVAAQVLPAGYSAIFNATTPLMGVLIGGLFFSERLTAAKLGGVFLGLFGVGILTRAGPVAFDLQLLMGALACLLATTCYGFAGFLARRWLDQAGGLDSRLSAVGSMLGATLFLLPLFGYSVISQPPASWGGWSVWLSLLGLGLVCTALAYIIYFRLLSSVGPVKSMTTTFLIPPFGVLWGALLLDEPLSMAHIYGGVLIAAALWLVLKTSVKKVAAVAAK